The genomic stretch aataataaaaaataattggaaagaAGAGCCGCAACAGATCTGATAATAACGTTGTTCTGCAGCAGCTACTCCCTTCTCCTTTCGTTATTGCCATCTAAGTGCCCCCCTCTTATCCAAGCCTTTTAAGGCTTTCACCTGTGACGACCGTACCTATTCGACAGCCAAGCAAACTGTGTCTGTAACatcagtttatatttttatcatatggTCTCCATTGAGCATATATAGAGCACCGTCCGACCGTAttggaaaaggagaaaaaagctacgaaaaaaataataattcgaGGTATATTCAAGGAGACATTGAGCGTGATGCCAACTATCGCTGCTATTATGTAGAATCCGTGCATGTTTGTGAAGGtgataaatgttattttttaaaatgataaaaaataataattttaaactaaaaaataaaaaattctcaataatACAGTTAAACTTCAAGGCCAAACACCATTTTTCTCTGTCTGAAGCCCCTTTTTGTGCACTAACCTTATCACTCTCTCttttctaaagtttttttttatattttttaataaatctccGACGTTCCAAAACTAAATCTCTTTTTAACTATTTCAGACATGAACCACTGCACCCGAAAGacggtaaataatttatttgttggcTTGCCGTAACCGCTAATCAGAAACGACAAGCTGGTCGGtcaattaaattcttcaagaaGCATGAGGTGGCAAGTGACAACGAATCAAACAAAACTTATAAATTCTTAACTGCTACGATCAATTTGTTACTGTAAACACCAACTAGCATGCGGTTGTCAAAGAGGGCATTTTGGTCTTCTTGACACGTGAGTTTCTAGCATGCCAGTTGTAAGGGGGGCCCACTCAATCCGTAGGCACGGGATGCAATGATTCTTTTGCTTACATTGACTAGGTTGATCACGTTACCATGTGAAGCAAACACAAGGGGGTTGTAAAATCATCGTGTACAGCTAACGTGTATGAAAGTGTATGTACCTGCGTTAGGAGGAGCAATCGATGGGGGTTTGGACATGATAGTTGGGACCGCTGTCAGGGGACCCGCCGCGTTTGGTGGGAAGATGTGGGCAGCAGGTAGGCCCACCGCTTGTGATTGATGGAAGTGATAAAGAGGGTACATTGGCATCAATGTATTAGCACCCACCATAGCTTGCCCTGGATACACCTGAGGGAAATGCCCATTCATGTAGGACCCGCCGGTGTAGCTTAGCTTCTGTGGACCATCCATCACAGCAATACTACTTCAGCTCATAAGAATTGTAAGACTAATGAGAAGGGGGGAGTTTATGTTAATGTTTGGTTCTCAGGAAGTTTTTCTGTTGGTTTAAgagagaaattattttaaatttgagaatttCAACTCAAAATTTAAGTACGATACTGAATAAGTAATATTATTATTGGCTAAATACAGAGGAAGCTAATTTAATTACTGGGATTTTATCAACTTGCATGATTATTCATAAATCATCACAAGAGTGCAGAACCACTTACATGATTGTAGCTGATATCTGTGGCAATGTAAGCAGGAGAGTACCTGAAATTAAGAGGTAACTACAGCATAAGGCAAAGTCCATCTTCGCAATATTTCATACCGCAAAATTAAGAGCCATGAAGCCATACAAACTGGATTACCCATAAAAAGGAACGGCTTGATGATGCTGGTGGTGAAATGGTGACGCTGCAGCTGACCCTGCCGGATAATACCACTGGACGTGATTTGCTGGCGCTGCTGGCGTGGACCTCGGTCCAGCGATGATGTTAGGTCCTtcatgattaaatttaattacaaatattAGCAAGCTATACATGATGCTCATGTTTACTAGCATCCCATTGTGTGTTAGAGATTTATTTCTCGTTTTTATGCGTGTACCATGGTCTTTTTTGCCTTTCGATGAAGAGTAAGtttatacaaattaattaattggaaaaTTATACCAAAATTCGTTGTTAAAATGCAATGAAATTAATGCAGTGGTTttgtagattatttttatatggtaATTGATAATACCATGCATCAGACGCTCGTCATGTTTTTAGCTTGCCAAATTTATCAAGCATATGTGACTGTCCGTGTATGAAAGGATCCGACtttgttctctttcttcttAATTTCCATATACCTGAAAAGGAAATATTCCTTTTCAAGGTACATGTTTACACACATATACGTTTAAATATCCATACCTTGTTGAGGAGGGGCCGGTGTTGTAGACCTAGGGCGGCGTGCACCAAGGGAAGCCAGGTTGCAGTTGGCACGGCGGCCATTGATGATGGGTGCAGCATCCTCGCAAGCCTTATTTGCCGCTCCAGCCTCCTTGAACGTAACCTAATTGATTAATACAATCACCAGAGCTAACATTAGAAAAACAGTAGTAATATTTGACAGTAATGATCTTTATTTCCCTAAAATGAAAATGCAGTAGTGAAATCACAGTGAAGATTAATCAAAACTTACAAATCCGTAGCCCTTGGATCTACCAGTGATTTTATCAGAAATAATCACAGCCTCCAAGATCTCACCATACTTTTCGAAATGCTCTCTCAAGGCCTCTTTTGGTGTTTCCCACGCTAACCCTCCAACAAACACTTTCGTCAGTGTGGTATCACCAAACTGCCCTACACTGTTGCTCATTGTCATTCCCTTACTAGATCCCtgcgcaaaaaaataaattcgacgcACTATACTCCAAACCTAAACTTTTATCTATTTTCCACGACGAAACGTGTAATTTTTTTGTGCTCAGGGAAAGAGATAGAGTGGTCTGTGATCAAGAATGGATATTTAGAAGGGAGaagaagagagggagggagataTAAGGAGGAGAGTGAGGAGGAGAAAGAGTACAGGGTGGTAAAGCAATAAAAGAATACAAGAAAAACAATGGAGACAGAGAGGCAGACAGATGGACTAACTGGTGCTCAGGCTATCAACAACGTGATCACACTAACATATATACATAATAGCACTTAGCGATTGATGACGCACTTCTCTTTAATTAGACAacctctttaaaattattttgatatacagatattataaataattttaaaaataaaaaatattattttaatatatttttaaataaaaacacattaaaaaacaatttccaaaaATAGCTTAAGTTACTCGCGCTCACTCTTACGCGCATCGATTAATTAAGAATGTATGATTCGCCTCATATTAAGGTTGGATAGAACGTGATCTGAGAATCTTTCCTACTGCATGCCCTAGCGCGCGTCAACGTTGCGTTGAAACCATCTTTCCGTTTACTGTTATCTACCAGCTAAAGGACAACCTAGTAAAAGCCCATAACGCTCATTGTTGttttgttccctttttttttttttttttcaacttatagtatattaagggaaaaaataaaggcAGAAATATTAAAGTGtattatctagttttttttaaaaaaattagaatatggGCAGGTTGTAGCTCCTTTTCTTCTaatcactataaaaaatatttttatttttaagtttttattaattattagatttttattgaAGATTTTTTAGAGGGAATAAAACGAGATTATAATATGTGCAACTAAAAAGATttgattagttaattttttttattcttttttttataattaattttttttccacaatataattttaaagccACATACAATGCTAATTAGATTAAACAAGGTAACTTTAAtttgcattaaaaataattaatcccATTTATACCATGTCTGTCgtgcacaaaaaaataaaatttatttcatactttatttagaatattttattctatccaacccttttataaaaaagtatattttcttttcttatcacTGAtctctaaact from Populus alba chromosome 8, ASM523922v2, whole genome shotgun sequence encodes the following:
- the LOC118052412 gene encoding probable RNA-binding protein ARP1 isoform X1 — protein: MTMSNSVGQFGDTTLTKVFVGGLAWETPKEALREHFEKYGEILEAVIISDKITGRSKGYGFVTFKEAGAANKACEDAAPIINGRRANCNLASLGARRPRSTTPAPPQQGPNIIAGPRSTPAAPANHVQWYYPAGSAAASPFHHQHHQAVPFYGYSPAYIATDISYNHKLSYTGGSYMNGHFPQVYPGQAMVGANTLMPMYPLYHFHQSQAVGLPAAHIFPPNAAGPLTAVPTIMSKPPSIAPPNAGTVVTGESLKRLG
- the LOC118052412 gene encoding probable RNA-binding protein ARP1 isoform X3, whose amino-acid sequence is MTMSNSVGQFGDTTLTKVFVGGLAWETPKEALREHFEKYGEILEAVIISDKITGRSKGYGFVTFKEAGAANKACEDAAPIINGRRANCNLASLGARRPRSTTPAPPQQGPNIIAGPRSTPAAPANHVQWYYPAGSAAASPFHHQHHQAVPFYGYSPAYIATDISYNHKLSYTGGSYMNGHFPQVYPGQAMVGANTLMPMYPLYHFHQSQAVGLPAAHIFPPNAAGPLTAVPTIMSKPPSIAPPNAVCLAVE
- the LOC118052412 gene encoding probable RNA-binding protein ARP1 isoform X2: MTMSNSVGQFGDTTLTKVFVGGLAWETPKEALREHFEKYGEILEAVIISDKITGRSKGYGFVTFKEAGAANKACEDAAPIINGRRANCNLASLGARRPRSTTPAPPQQGPNIIAGPRSTPAAPANHVQWYYPAGSAAASPFHHQHHQAVPFYGYSPAYIATDISYNHKLSYTGGSYMNGHFPQVYPGQAMVGANTLMPMYPLYHFHQSQAVGLPAAHIFPPNAAGPLTAVPTIMSKPPSIAPPNADTVCLAVE